One Rhinolophus ferrumequinum isolate MPI-CBG mRhiFer1 chromosome 10, mRhiFer1_v1.p, whole genome shotgun sequence genomic window, GATGCTGGGCATCTTTTTCTTCCGCCAAACCCTGAAACTGCTTCTTTCCTACCATGGCTGGATGTTTGAGATGCATGGCCGGACCAGCCGCTTCACCAAAGTCTGGGCTGTGAGCAGAAGCTGGTGGAGGGCTTCAGGCATCTGGTTGAAGACCCTGGGGGCCTCATTTGGGGTTCTGAACTGGAGGGGAGAGGCAGGCGGGCACTGGTGCCTGGCACGTGGGCTTGTCCTGGTTCTGAGGGTTTGGGCCCAGCACCTCAAGTGTTCACTAGTTTGTTTCCATCGATtcccctggctcccagcccagcACTCTCTGCCCTGTACACACAGATCTGCGTTCGCCTTCTGTCTGGCCGGCGGCCCATGCTCTACAGCTTCCAGACATCTCTACCCAAGCTCCCCGTGCCCAAGGTGTCAGCCACGATTCAGCGGGTGAGGGCCGGGATCAGGTACCCCAGTGGGCAGGGTGGGCTGGACTCAGAGGACTTGTCCAAACAGGAGGGACTGTCCCCTTCAAAGAGTGTGTTTGAGCGCATTGGGGCTGGGGTCAGAAGAGGGTTGGGACAGAGGCAGCCATTGCTGTCCGGCTCCCACGCGGATGGTAACCTGTCTGGACAGTACCTGGAGTCGGTGCGGCCCTTGTTGAACGACGAGGATTATTACCGCAAGGAGAAGCTGGCCAAGGAATTCCAGGAGAAGACTGCGCCCAGGCTGCAGAAGTACCTGATACTCAAGTCGTGGTGGGCGACCAACTACGTGAGTCCCCTCCTGTGCTTCCCCTCACCCACCTCTGTCCCAGCTGCTCACAGCTCACCTGCGCCCAGCTCTaactgcccccccacacacaggtgAGTGACTGGTGGGAAGAGTACATCTACCTTCGAGGCCGGAACCCCCTCATGGTGAACAGCAACTATTACGTCATGGTAAGATGGGGCACCTGTGTGCTCAGCTCTGTCCTCAGGTCCGGGGCTCAGGGCAAAGGACCCGGAGGACACCCCAGAGCCCTGGTGGCGGTTTCCAGAGGGAGGTGGGGGTTCTGCAGTGAGGCCTGAGGGAAAGGGAAGATGGGGGAGATGCTGGAAGAATAGTCAGGAAGCAGCCTTGGGGCAATGGGGCAACAGCATGCAGAGAACCCTGTAGCCTCACAGCCTGACACTGTCCCTCTCGGTGTCCCTCAGGCTCACTGCCCTGCACAAGCCCCGTCACTTTCTTCTTGGTGCCTCTCTGGCCATGGGTTCCCAGCCATCCTGACGCCATTCCCAGGGGACTTCCTTAACCATACCTTCTTTTGTGGATCCAGAGCTACTTCTCTTAGCACTCAGGAAGTCACTTTGGCCCTCTGCCATGTGACGAGCCCTCCTGCCCCAGTGCAGGCCTGACCCAGTTGCGGTCTATGCAGCACCCCTCAATCGTCTCCCGCTGTCCAGATCACATTCTGAACAGCTTGCTGCATTCCCCCCCACCGGGTTGTCCTCCCAGCCGTGTCCCTCCTCCACTGGCCTGACCTCCCGGCCGCGTTTCCCCCTCTATCAGCCTGTCTTCCTGGCCACGTCCCTTCCTCCACCAGGCTGTCCTCCCAGAAGCCTACACACGAAGTGTCCCTACCTGAGGTTGTCAGCTGGTTTTTTTCGTGGTGGAAACCACTTtctcaaagcaaaataaacaaaacatgaacCAAGTAGTTATGGAAAAGCAGCTTGGGTCAGAGCTGAGACCGAGGAGTGATGTGGTCATTTCATGTTTGGCAATTCATCTGACAGCGAGTATGGGATGGACTGGGGAAAAGGGACAAAGCAAGTCTGCAGGCATGGAGAGCCGGGGTCCCAGGCGACCCTGGGCCTGTTGTGGCCGCCTGCAGACTCCATCCTCTCCCACAGGACTTTGTGTTCACCAAGAACACGGACGTACAAGCAGCCCGACTGGGAAACATCGTTCATGCCATGATCACATATCGCCGTAAACTGGACCGGGAACAGATCAAGCCTGTGAGTTGTGTTAAGGTTGAGGGCGTGAAGGGAAAGGGGGCCACATCTGAGCCGTGCCGGGCCTTCCTCCCAGGTGATGGCACTGGGCATCGTGCCCATGTGCTCCTACCAGATGGAGAGAATGTTCAACACCACTCGGATCCCGGGCAAGGAGACAGGTACCAGGCAGTCACAGCCTTGGGCCCACGTGAGGCCATCGTGACCGAGCCCTTCCCTCCAGCTATGGGCCCGCCATGGCAGGCATCCCACTATCTGTTCGTCCCCAGTGCCCTCGGTTTCTCAGGGTGGTGTTACTGTCAAAAACAGCCAGTTTCTGGCAGATATTAGACTCCCAGTGTGTACAGGAAATGCTGGTGCTGGGACCCTGCACCCCCTCCAGGGTTCACGTGCAGGGTTGGGGAGTCTGAGTACAGAGCATCCGGAGAAGCACTGCTGCCTCTGGACAAGGGCCAGGTCCCGAAAGTCTGGCAGGGGCAGCAGCCTGCGTTTGTGACACTGAGATAGTTTGTGTCATTTCCTCGAGCCATGGCATTACGCAAGAGGCATAGAAGCACCCAGCACAGGCCCTGGTTTAGTGCGGGGTGAGGGGAAGCCTGGCAAGCCAGGGGTCACAGGGGCACCGTGCAAGTGCAGTGCTGGGCATGGGGGTGCTCCTGCCACCATCCTGCGCCTCAGCCCACCTGCGGCCCCCACAGACGTGCTGCAGCACCTGGCCGAGAGCAGGCATGTGGCGGTGTACCACCGGGGCCGCTTCTTCAAGGTGTGGCTCTATGACGGCTCCAGCCTGCTCAAGCCTCGGGACCTGGAGCTGCAGTTCCAGAGGATCCTGGATGACTCCTCCCCACCTCAGCCTGGCGAGGAGAGGCTGGCAGCCCTCACTGCAGGCGGAAGGTACCGGGCTGGCGGGCAGGGGCTGTGCTGGCCGAGGCTCAGGCCCCGTAAGGAGAGGAGCCTGGCCCTGTATCCACCCTGGAGCTTGGGGCCAGAGACATGACAGAGGGAGGGGTGTGCCGGGGCCGCTAGTGAGGGCGCTGGTGGCCACGGCAGTGGGGTGGCTGCTGTAGCCCTAAATGGAGGGCGGCCCAGTAGCCCCACCTCAGCCAGCCCCAGACCCTGCCAGGTCCTGGGAGGTGCCCTTGGCCACAGCTTGCGGTGGCCGCCGCTCACCCTGCCGTGATGCCTCCAGAACGGAGTGGGCACAGGCACGCCAGACCTTCTTCAGCTCCGGCAAGAACAAGGCTTCTCTGGACACCATTGAGCGTGCTGCTTTCTTTGTGACCCTGGACGAGGAGTCTCACTGCTATGACCCCGAAGATGAGGCCAGCCTCAGCCTGTATGGCAAGGCTCTGCTGCACGGCAACTGCTACAACAGGTCAGCGCCCCTGCCCTCGGCCCCGGGAGCCCCCGCCCGCCTCGCCTCATCACCGGCTCCTTCTGCAGGTGGTTCGACAAGTCTTTCACTCTCATTGCCTTCAAGAATGGCCAGTTGGGCCTCAACACAGAACACTCCTGGGCAGACGCCCCAATCGTAGGACACCTCTGGGAGGTAATGGGTCCAGACAGGGGGCCTGTTgccggggtgggggtgcagggggcaAGGACGGCCCGTCAGCCTGACCTTCTCCCTGCAGTTTGCCCTGGGCACTGACACCTTCCACCTGGGCTACTCGGACACTGGGAACTGCCTGGGCCAACCAAACCTCATGCTGGCACCTCCTCAGCGGCTGCAGTGGGACATCCCTGAGAAGGTGTGCAGGCCGAAGGCAGGGACGGGCATGTGAGAGTGACAAGTGCCTGAGACActctgctgcctcctccctctgGCTCAGCCCCGCTCACAGGGGGAAGTGACAGGAGCCACTCATGGTCCAGACTGGCCACAGGGAGACCAGACATCCTGGTGCCATGTGGTGGTTAGATAAGCTGGGAGGTGTGAGTCTCGTGTCCACGAGTGTGTGTCAGTGCCTCCTTCCTCCTGAAGATGTGGAGGGCACCCTGAGACCGGCCGTCTGTCCTTCAGAGAGCTCTCCCCCCAGCAGACCCTTTCCCTGTCTCGGCAGTGCCAGGCGGCCATCGacagctcctaccaggtggccagGGCGCTGGCAGAAAACGTGGAGCTGTACTGTTTCCAGTTCCTGCCCTTTGGCAAAGGCCTGATCAAGAAATGTCGCACCAGCCCTGACGCCTTCGTGCAGATCGCGCTGCAGCTGGCGCACTTCCGGGTAGGAGTCCCGCCGGCTGCTGCGCGGGCAGGCGGCGCCAGGGCACACCCGCCAGACTCACCCTCTGTGCTCCCCAGGACAGGAGCAAGTTCTGCCTGACCTACGAAGCCTCCATGACGAGGATGTTCCGTGAGGGGCGCACCGAGACGGTGCGTTCCTGTACCAGCGAGTCCACAGCCTTCGTGCAGGCCATGGTGGAGGGCACCCACAAGGTGAGCCCCACAGGCACACGAGCTgacccctctgcctcctcccaccgTGAGGGTCGGGGCTACCCTTCACTGCTCCGCTCCTGTCCCCAGAAAGCAGACCTCCAGAACCTCTTCCGGAAAGCTTCTGAGAAGCACCAGAACATGTACCGCCTGGCCATGACGGGGCATGGCATCGACAGGCACCTCTTCTGCCTTTACGTGGTCTCCAAGTACCTGGGGGTCAGCTCCCCTTTCCTGGCGGAGGTCAGTGTTGTCAGCAGGGGTGTCCTCTGCCCCGTGGCCTCACCTGGTGGGTCTCGGCATGTTTGCCGTCTGGCCAGCTCCCCTGACGTTGTCCTCAAGGGCTGGGGCCAGCCTTCCTGCTCCATGCGCCACCCAGGCCTGTGGTCCTGGCGCTGAGCAAGAGACCCCCGTCCCACGTGGAGTTGGAGTTCTTGTGAGAGGGATTGGCAGACGAAGGCATGATGTGTTGGGTGGTGACTCCTGAGAAGTCAGGAGGCTGCGGGGACCAGGCAGAACACCCAGTGGAGAGGGCCTCCAGCTCCCAGACACGGAGGCAAGGGTGCACGGTGCCTGGGACAGCAGGAGGGGAGGAGCGGAGGCCAGCGGGACAGGCAGGCCAGCGGGACGGGCAGGCCAGCAGGCCTTGAAACATGACTGAAGGTTTTGTGCAGATGCTGCTGGTGAGAACAGACTGGGGGACGGGCAGCAGTCAGGAAGGCCCCCCACTGGCTCCCTTCTGCACGCTGGGCCAGGACCACACCTGGCTCACGTGCTCAGGCACCACCCGTCAGCAGGTGTGTGCGGAGTGCACGGCGTGTGACGGCGGCGGCCTCCCTGTTGCAGGTGCTCTCGGAACCCTGGCGCCTCTCCACCAGCCAGAGCGCTCAATTCCAGATCGGCATGTTTGACCCAAAGAAGTACCCCAATCACCTGGGCGCTGGCGGTGGCTTTGGACCTGTGAGTGCCCTTGCGGGGTGCTGGGTGGGTAGGACTGGGGCCGGGGTTTCAGTGGAGAGCGCAGGGACTCAGGAGGTCAGACCAGAGGAGGGAACACAGCCCTGGGCCTGCCCTACGTGGAAGCAGAATGGGAACTACCTGCCGGCAGACAGGTGCCTGGGACCAGCCCCCACCACTGGAGCGCACCCATGTCCAGGCCTGACTTCCCTCTGAAGGGTGCTTAGTGGAGAGTCAGCTCTCCCGCTGGGACATTCACACGGGCTTGTCTGTCAGGGAGCTAGAGATGGTGCCCTGGACAGGGAAGCCTAAGGTCCTGGGGCTCTAGGTGGGCCAGACTGCACTGGCAGAGCTCTTTGTTTTCACATGTTTTCTGGGGGTTGTACTGACTTCAGAAAAATGTAGCATCTGGGGGTGGAGCCCCTTCCTGGGAATCTTGTGGGGAGAGCAAGGGTAGCCTCAGTTCAGCTTTCACGCCCTCCCCCGACCTTGTGCTGCCCTCAGGTAGTGGATGATGGCTATGGGGTCTCCTACATGATCGCGGGTGAGAACACCATCTTCTTCCATGTCTCCAGCATGTTCTCAAGCTCAGAGACGGTAAGTTTGCTCCTGCTCAGGCCTGAGGAGGGGCGCCACTGGGCCCGTCTGGCTGGGGAAGCGTCCTGGTTAGTGGGGACAGAAGGGCAGGGTCTTGCCTGGAGCTGGGTCTGAGCTCTTGGCTTCCACAGAATGCCCAGCGTTTTGGGAACCACATCCGCCAAGCTCTGCTGGACATTGCTGATCTTTTCCAAGTTCCCAAGGCTGACAGTTGAGGGCCAGAGAGATGCCAGCTGCCCTCTCGCTCCCACGTTTGGAGGGCTGGGCCTGTGGTCAGGTCACAGGCACATGTGACCATGCACAGGTGACCAGGCTCCAAGGACAGCTCTGGCAGTAGGTGCTCCTGGGCAGATGCTCCCTGATGGCCCCCATGGCAGAGGTGGAATGGGAGCACGGAGggaattttgactttttttcttgctAGATACTAATAAAAATAAGGCTATGTAATTCTCTCTTAGCCCTTaggtttctgtgttttgtttgggAAGTAGGAGGCCGTCCCCTGGCCCCAGCTCAGGCCAGAGAGGTGGCAAGAGAAGGGCTGGGGCTGAGAGACCAAGAAGCTTGTAACTTGCTTTGAAATGTCTCTGCTGAGGTCACTGTCCATACCCACTGTGTGCACGTGGAATAAATTCTTGCTTCAGAACCTTCACCTGTTCCCTGGGATCACTTCTGTTTGTCTGTCTGCTAGGGAGTGGAGCCCACTGCTTCCTCCATGCAGGGGTGTGCGCTCTGTACCCCTCTGGGCTGGAGCGTAGCCCTGTGGGGGCCCTTGGCCTCCTGGACATTGGGAGGTGCTGCAGTCCCAGGCCTGCGGTCCAGGTGTCAGGTGGTCACGGCTAAGAGGGCACATGGGGTAGTCTGGAGCAACACATGTCCCTTCCCACAGGTTGGCTTTTCTGTGGAAACACATGCAAAGGAAGCAGAACATTGGTACAGAGCGTACGTAGGCACTCGGTGACTATTGCTGCATCCTTAAGCGAGTCTAGGCCTCAGCACACTGCCAGGTGCTGAGAACCCAGAGTAACTTAGGGACAGTCCCAGGCCTTTTCTTAGGAACCACCTGCCATCTACGTGGCCCTGTGCTGGGGACTCAGGGCTGAACAGGCACCACCTGCCCACATGGAATTCACTATGCGGAGAGGCAGGCATGGGTCAGGGTGGAGCGGCTGTCAGGGAAAGCAGGAGGCTTTGGGAATAATCCATTTAGCAGGTGCTTACTGAGCGCCACAGTGTGCTGGGCACCAGGAGACAGCCATGAACAAAACTGGCAAACGCCATCCCTCCCTGTGGGGTTTCGAATATAGTGACGAGACGGGCCATAACCAAGAAGAATGAGTAAGTTACCTAGTGGATCAGATAGTAACACGTGCTAAGGAGAAAAGTAAGTAAGGGAGGGAGCAGTGGACAGGTGGGTGGCAATTTCAGACAGGGTGGCGAAGGCAGGCCTTCCCGAGGGGGGCCGTTTGACTGACACCTGAAGGATATGAGGCACAAGCCATGTGGGTACCTGAGGGCATAGTGTTCCTGGCCAAGGGAACAGCGAGAGCCAGAGCTTTCAGGTGGGAGGGGCCTGCTGCCACAGAGGAAGGTACCGGAGGGCCGTGGATGGCATGGAGTCAGAGGCGGCAGGTGGAGTGGGGCAGCGAGGGCTCGCAGGCCAGACTGGCTTCTCTAAATGATGGGGGAGCCCTTGGGGTTTGAGCAAACGGTGACATAACTGTCTTAAGTTTTAATGGGATCACTCTGGCTAACCGGGATGATACTAGAACAAAGTGGGGTACAGTAAGGATAGAAGCAAAGAGACCGAGCAGAGGGGACTGCTCCTGGTGGTGGCAGAGTTGGGAGAAATGACGGGACTTAAACTAAGGAATTAATAATCAGAAAGCTAAGAATGTCAAAGGTAGGACTGACAAACCTGACAGGGAAGCATCGAAGAtaattcacattttctattttgggtGATTAAATGAGATTCTTAAATGACGAATTTGATGTGCCTATAAGGAATATTCATGAACATGTCTCAAGgttcttgaaaatataaattaaaagctGAGGAGATCTAGGGTCCTGATAACAGATTGGAAGGTGATTAAAACCCTGAGAGCACATGAAAGGACCCAGGACAGAGGCTCCCGAACGCCTCTGAGTGTCTGTGAGAAGCTTATGACAGTACATCTATTCTCACAAACTGTTACATAGCCATCAGAACTTTCCCTGGCTCCCAAAAGTATCTTCTCAGACCTCAGCCTCTCGGGGTGCCTATGTAGCCTACTTTGGGAAAGGGGCGGTTTGGGTAGGCTTCTAGGCACAGCTGCTCACTCACTGGCAGAGCAGTTAACAGACTTTCCAACTGGCTGGCTTTTAATTAATGTTGAGATTCAGCCAAAGTTACCTGATTTGTTCTTGGTTAAAGTAAGTACGAGAAACCGTCGTGCTAAGCCAAGGGAATACACCTCTGGTGACACCCTACCAGACACATAGAGGCTCCTGGTGCCCTGTGGCTTTACAGATCTGCACTATTCAGGCTGGCAGTCATGCAGATAAACCATGAAATCTCAGTGGGAGTTTGATTCCTGCTCCAGAGGCTGAGACAAAGACTGCCCCATACCATTACTCAGAGGTCCTGCCTTCCTCAGGTAGCGAGCTCCCAAATGGCCTTGGACATCAACATGAGCCAGTAGATGGAGTAAGAGGGAGAGGACCACTCCTGGGAGGCTTTTCTGGACCTGGCCTGATGGCGACACAGAGAGCTCCCATCCACATCCCAGTGGCCAAGTTCattgcaagggaagctgggaaatgtagtccagctGTGTGCCCAGGATATAAAGGAAGCGTTTGGTGAACAGCGGGTTTCAGAAGCACAAGGGCGTGGGCAGACCAGACTGACATCTCTGGGCTCCCTGAGAACCCCTCCTTCTTGGGCTGGGCTCTGTGGGATGTTTGAGACAGCCCACCTCCATCTGCTGGCAGGATACTCCAGGCCCCTCACATTCTAACCCAACTGACCTCTGAGTCTCCTCTGCTGCTCCCCGAGAACCCGGAGCCCAGCCACACTCTCCATCCCCTAAAGATGGCAGGCTCAGCCACACCCCTGCCTTTGCCTTCACTGAAACCTCCACCTGGAATCCTGTGCTCCCTCAGGCTGGCAAACTCCTACACCTCCCTGAAGCTGCCTTGCTTATCCATTAGAGTTATTCCTGATGCATGCTTTTCTGGGCAGTCAGAGCAAATGGCGCAGTGATTGAAGGTATGCAGGGTGGCTCCCAGGTGGGAAGGGACAGCCAGAGAACCACGTGTAGAAGGGGCAGGGACCTGGCAGCAGACTCCTCAGGAGATGGGCAAGGACTCGCTGTGTGTCCACAACTGCCTGGCTGAGCTCTAGCTCTGCAAGCAGTCTGCTAAGGATGGGAATCCCTGA contains:
- the CPT1B gene encoding carnitine O-palmitoyltransferase 1, muscle isoform, translating into MAEAHQAVAFQFTVTPDGVDFRLSREALKHIYLSGINSWKKRLIRIKNGILRGVYPGSPTSWLVVVMATVGSSYCNVDVSMGLVCYIQKYLPEGYGPYRTPQTRALVSMAIFSTGVWMLGIFFFRQTLKLLLSYHGWMFEMHGRTSRFTKVWAICVRLLSGRRPMLYSFQTSLPKLPVPKVSATIQRYLESVRPLLNDEDYYRKEKLAKEFQEKTAPRLQKYLILKSWWATNYVSDWWEEYIYLRGRNPLMVNSNYYVMDFVFTKNTDVQAARLGNIVHAMITYRRKLDREQIKPVMALGIVPMCSYQMERMFNTTRIPGKETDVLQHLAESRHVAVYHRGRFFKVWLYDGSSLLKPRDLELQFQRILDDSSPPQPGEERLAALTAGGRTEWAQARQTFFSSGKNKASLDTIERAAFFVTLDEESHCYDPEDEASLSLYGKALLHGNCYNRWFDKSFTLIAFKNGQLGLNTEHSWADAPIVGHLWEFALGTDTFHLGYSDTGNCLGQPNLMLAPPQRLQWDIPEKCQAAIDSSYQVARALAENVELYCFQFLPFGKGLIKKCRTSPDAFVQIALQLAHFRDRSKFCLTYEASMTRMFREGRTETVRSCTSESTAFVQAMVEGTHKKADLQNLFRKASEKHQNMYRLAMTGHGIDRHLFCLYVVSKYLGVSSPFLAEVLSEPWRLSTSQSAQFQIGMFDPKKYPNHLGAGGGFGPVVDDGYGVSYMIAGENTIFFHVSSMFSSSETNAQRFGNHIRQALLDIADLFQVPKADS